A genomic window from Daphnia carinata strain CSIRO-1 chromosome 9, CSIRO_AGI_Dcar_HiC_V3, whole genome shotgun sequence includes:
- the LOC130700668 gene encoding peroxiredoxin-5, mitochondrial-like, translated as MAVKCGDKLPNVYVHENTPDSKVNISQLAAGKKVVILGVPGAFTPCCSKTHVPSFISDYDKYKSKGVDEIICIAVNDPYVMDAWGKDLNAEGKVRMLADTNGAFTKAMGLEKDFTDSLGTIRCKRFSLYAEDGEIKKLCVEPDGNSVTCSKSENLLSQL; from the exons ATGGCGGTTAAG TGTGGAGACAAACTACCAAATGTGTATGTGCATGAAAATACGCCTGATTCGAAAGTAAACATCTCACAGCTAGCAGCTGGTAAGAAAGTTGTCATCCTCGGGGTCCCCGGAGCCTTCACTCCTTGCTGCTCCAAg ACTCATGTACCTAGTTTTATCTCGGATTACGACAAGTACAAATCCAAAGGCGTCGATGAAATCATCTGTATTGCTGTAAACGATCCTTATGTTATGGATGCATGGGGAAAAGATCTCAACGCAGAAGGGAAGGTTCGCATGCTGGCAGATACTAACGGCGCTTTCACGAAGGCCATGGGCCTCGAAAAAGATTTCACGGATTCGTTGGGCACCATCAGATGCAAACGTTTTTCGTTGTATGCTGAAGACGGAGAGATAAAGAAACTGTGCGTTGAACCTGATGGCAACAGCGTCACTTGCTCGAAATCTGAGAATCTTTTATCGCAATTGTAA
- the LOC130700663 gene encoding peroxiredoxin-5, mitochondrial-like: MAVNATSMILSKVTNSRVGLNFLVNGRKHIHVTSVVTMPVKSGDKLPSVDLYENSPASKVNIAELTAGKKVIIFGVPGAFTPGCSKTHLPGYVSDFDKFKSKGVDEIVCVSVNDPFVMAAWGKEHNADGKVRMLADTNGAFTKAMDLEKDLTGPLGSVRCQRFSMLVEDGVVKAANIEPDGTGLTCSLSNSLLSQL, translated from the exons ATGGCTGTGAACGCTACCTCAATGATTTTGTCCAAAGTCACAAACAGCAGAGTAGGTCTGAACTTCTTGGTGAACGGTCGTAAACATATCCACGTTACATCTGTAGTCACTATGCCGGTCAAG AGTGGAGACAAACTACCAAGTGTAGATTTGTATGAAAACAGTCCTGCCTCTAAAGTAAATATTGCTGAGCTAACTGCCGGCAAAAAAGTAATCATTTTTGGCGTTCCTGGTGCTTTCACGCCAGGCTGCTCAAAG ACTCACCTGCCAGGCTATGTTTCTGATTTTGACAAATTCAAATCCAAGGGAGTTGATGAGATTGTCTGTGTTTCTGTCAATGATCCATTCGTGATGGCTGCATGGGGAAAGGAACATAATGCAGATGGAAAAGTCCGTATGCTAGCAGACACCAACGGCGCTTTCACGAAGGCCATGGATCTTGAAAAGGATTTGACAGGACCTTTGGGTAGCGTGAGGTGTCAGCGTTTCTCAATGCTTGTTGAAGATGGTGTAGTTAAAGCCGCAAATATCGAGCCTGATGGTACAGGCTTGACGTGCTCGCTATCCAATAGTCTATTGTCTCAACTGTAG
- the LOC130700645 gene encoding cytochrome P450 4C1-like, giving the protein MLFVVVCLAAAVILFIYLRWEYSSYVKTIDLIPGPPKIAVFGNAHLIPRDIHESLNLLQEKWPKMYGRIFRVWFGSQAFIDISSPAFMEEIMSSQKFLNKGEVYDPLLPWLGEGLLTAPENKWRKRRRLLTPAFHFQILDNFFDIFNKNADILCQQLSNTLFNGTEKNQTEIEVFPFLKRCTLDIICEAAMGIQVNAQIEDTEYIVAVQRFSFLLFEKFMSIWRFIPDWMYFLSADGKEYKKHLKVIHDFTSKVIKDRKKEIDQEIEPTNQGDEKEPEFGSKKRRAFLDLMLIAAKQGADLSETDIRNEVDTFMFEGHDTTASAAVWFLYCMATHADHQERVREELNDVFGDSNRDCTAEDATKLKYLEHCIKESLRLYPSVPNIKRRVSEDIVLEGYTIPAGATISMHIYSLHRNEKVFPDPFAFKPERFESEQLISRHPFAFVPFSAGPRNCIGQRFALFEEKVILSTLLRRFRFVYDTAKHGPAKPCADLILKPHHGMPMIIIPINHTTSS; this is encoded by the exons ATGCTTTTCGTTGTGGTCTGCCTGGCTGCGGCCGTGATTCTTTTCATTTACCTGCGGTGGGAGTATTCTTCGTACGTGAAAACCATAGACTTGATACCAGGCCCACCAAAAATAGCAGTTTTCGGCAACGCTCATTTAATTCCCCGCGATATTCACG AATCCCTGAATCTTCTGCAGGAAAAATGGCCAAAAATGTACGGTCGTATCTTTCGCGTGTGGTTTGGCTCACAAGCTTTCATTGACATATCTTCCCCAGCGTTCATGGAG GAAATTATGTCGAGCCAAAAATTCCTAAACAAAGGCGAAGTTTACGATCCACTGTTGCCGTGGTTGGGCGAAGGACTTCTTACTGCACCAG AAAATAAGTGGCGGAAGAGACGACGTTTGCTGACGCCGGCATTTCATTTCCAAATTCTGGATAATTTTTTCGACATCTTTAACAAAAATGCCGACATCCTTTGCCAGCAATTAAGTAACACGCTGTTTAATGGGACAGAAAAGAACCAAACGGAAATAGAAGTATTCCCGTTTCTTAAACGCTGCACTCTTGACATTATCTGCG AAGCGGCAATGGGCATACAAGTAAACGCTCAGATTGAAGATACGGAATACATCGTTGCCGTACAAAG GTTTTCCTTCTTACTCTTTGAGAAATTTATGTCGATATGGCGATTTATTCCCGATTGGATGTATTTCTTGAGTGCTGACGGCAAGGAGTACAAAAAGCATTTGAAAGTCATTCATGATTTCACTTCCAAA GTGATTAAAGACaggaagaaagaaatcgaCCAGGAAATTGAGCCAACAAACCAAGGAGATGAAAAAGAACCCGAGTTTGGATCGA AAAAGCGGAGGGCATTTCTGGATTTGATGTTGATCGCTGCCAAACAAGGAGCCGATCTAAGCGAAACTGACATCCGCAATGAAGTTGACACCTTTATGTTTGAG GGTCATGATACAACTGCATCCGCTGCCGTTTGGTTCCTATATTGCATGGCAACTCATGCAGATCATCAG GAGCGTGTACGAGAAGAGCTGAATGACGTGTTTGGAGATTCAAATCGTGACTGTACTGCTGAAGATGCAACTAAATTAAAATACTTAGAGCATTGCATCAAAGAGTCCCTTCGTCTCTATCCCAGCGTACCTAACATCAAGCGCCGTGTTAGTGAAGACATTGTCCTGGAAGGGTACACAATTCCGGCCGGTGCCACCATATCAATGCATATCTATTCACTTCACCGCAATGAAAAAGTCTTCCCGGACCCATTCGCTTTCAAACCAGAACGATTTGAAAGCGAGCAGTTAATTTCGAGACACCCATTTGCGTTCGTTCCGTTTAGCGCCGGTCCTCGGAACTGTATCG gtcagAGATTTGCTCTCTTTGAAGAGAAAGTTATCTTGTCTACCTTACTCAGAcgatttcgttttgtttacgACACTGCCAAGCACGGACCGGCCAAACCGTGCGCCGACTTGATTCTGAAACCTCATCATGGAATGCCCATGATAATTATACCTATTAACCATACTACAAGCTCATAA